CTGGCGATAAGCAGGCAAAATTATTGTTTGAATTTATGCCAAGTGCGGGTCGACAAAGAAGATGCCCAATGGCCATTTTTTATTGCCCTTAGAATAGAAAGCGATTCACCTCTCAGAgcagttaataaatatttgcctcacaaaaaaaaaaaaaataaaatacaaaaatgctaAACCCctaaattgttattttcttcGTGAACTGCTTTTTGGGGGGCGAAACAGATAGGAAGATTTTTGTTATTCTCCTCCGGGCAACAACATCATATCCCCAACACCCAACTCCCCTATGGATTTGTGGCTGTGGGGCTTACGAAATCTGCCGGCGCTTCGAgagttttaattgaattttgagtGGTGTATTTAGggatttgttatttataatagAAAGAGCACACAGCCGAGAGCGCCAAGGAAAATGGCATTGGCAAGGTCCGATATTGTGCGCagcgaaatgaaaatttacgctttttgcattttctttttaaaaacatttatgctGTATtagcttaatatttattaacatttagTTAACCTTGTTTTTCtaatagaaaaaaaggaaCCACTTATATACACATTTATTAAACCTAAAACATGTACATTGAATATATCcatgaaatacaaattaattaattcaagaatttttaaccatttttttgtgATCACACCAAACAAGTTTCAGACTTAAAGGTACTTTAAACATTAAtacatttacattaaattttaaataaaaataactataattCGGAAATCTTTTGTttggcaaaaattaattttattatgatttacaTGTTTAAAGCCCTGAATTGCAATTCAATAgcgaaaaaaaagagttataTTTTTCTTGCCAAAAACAAATGGTTGAGTATTATTGTTTGGTTCTCAACGCAAATTGTGTTATAAAAAGCAATTTGTTAGCGCCATAAAAGCTTGACCCCgtcattcttttttttcgaattcTCTTCGCTTTTTATTACAGTCGATGACCAATTCGAAGGGCAATATGTGGGGCGAATTGTCGCAGTTGTTGGGCACTGGGCACCCCAATCATTGCGAATCAAACTGGCCAACTGGTTCCCTCTGGCCACTGTAGTATATGTCTTTCAGCTCCTCAATGGAATTTACAGCagctatttatttttggccaacatTTGCGGCACATGTCGCATGTGGAgtggctttggctttgttttccttttacgagtgcgagtgcgagtgccaGTGCATTTGTtgttcatttcatttaaattaccCTGTGGCTGACCTCCTTGTAGCAACACGTCGGTGGCAACATATTGGAACTGTTTGGTATCCCTGTCCCGCAATCCGCAATCGAATGCTCATTGAGTGTTTTTTccacaatttttctttttttttattcgcatTGTATGGGGGTTATTGTGGTTTTTTAATCAAGTTGTAAGTGAACAAATTTTTAGCTAACCGATTGTTGTGTTTTCGAGcgcaaataaaatgcaaaataaaataagcagAATTCGGCGAGAATGCAATCCTAAAAATCCTAGCTTAAAAAATTAGTTCTTGGTAAGtaatatttaagataaaaaatattttttaaaaacttaattttttaatgaaactgATAGTTAAATTTGGCAAAGAGCTAAGATCAAAAATCATTAGActtgtaaattttgtttaaataattataaacacattttattaCAAGTTGTTTATCACTTACTTGCCAAACCATTTCAAATGAAAcccacaaatatatatttatacttgCGGCTAAACGTATATACGGCACTTAAAAATTATGACATATTCTTTGGCGCAACACACTCAACTGTGTGGAAAAGCATGAGCATAATACATTTTACGACTGCGTTATATATGTCTGCCAAAGtatgtaaaattattatttgtctGACTGGCTGTGTGTTTGCATACTTTGTACTTATTTCTGACTGTCAgagaaggcaaaaaaaaaaaaagataaaaagaTGTACgatgttttattatatttaaattacacaaagcattaaatataattcaCTCACTACGCTCCATTTACTAAGGCTATATATATGAAAGGCACACACGAAGACGTTACTGTCTGTCTGAGCACATAAGtatgcaacaacaaaatgccGCTGAAAATCGCTGTAATACTTTTTCATCAATTATATGATgcgcaaaaatatatatgctgAGATTTACAATATCAAACATGGCAGCCAGAGCTttcggcacacacacacaaactcgTATGTACATAAAAGTACAGATATATGCCGACATGCTCTAGATGGCAAACGCGTCATACTTTACTACTTACTAAATCCATTACAAAGTATTTACGTAGAAAATTGCTTTATATCTCTGCATATCTCTCAGTCGACGTCATCGTCGTTGTTATATCTTTGCAAagatgtgtgcgtgtgtgtgtgtgaatatGAAAGCCCTGTCAGgacgaaaaaaatttaagtacgTGGGAATAATAGTAGAGGAAAAATCTTTTTAGTGGCGTCGTACTCCCTGGGTAAATTCCACCAAGGAACTCCTAAGGTAGTCGACATTTCCCAAATCCCATTTTGCCCCCACCCCCCACACCATCGAAGGCAAAAAGGCTGTGAGCAGCAATTTATGTGATTTTTTCCTAAATGTCAGTggcaaataagaaaatattaaaatagatttGTGCACTCCGAACGCAAAGACAATGGCTTGTCATGTACACTgaaacttttaatataaaaacaatgattgaggaggaatttttaaaatttattgagcTCTCAATTTGTTTCTTGACGGAAATACCAATTCGagggtttaattaaaatgtgaagaaaagtttaaatatgGAACGTTTAAGGCAGCATTATGTATTTGTCTATTTAAGTCAGAAATTATTGCCTAGGAATCGAGCCGAATCCGAATAGACGACAGATTACTAACGTATTCTGACacttaatgtttaaaaataattataattttattgataaattctatatattaattacaaatatatctaaaaaaaattgtagtttttctatatttgtttttaaatatttttttttcagtctTACTGGTCTTCTGATGATTTCCATTGCCAAGATGTTGACGGTAAATCACATCCAGCTTTCCTTCATCCCAGAATGcagtcataaaaaaaatgaaggaaaAAGTATACCAAAAGCCAAAGTAGTAGGATGCTGGCTGTGGAATGTTGGCGTAAGTGTGTGTAATTCATAGCGGATTTGCTTGCGGAGGGGAATTATTCATGCGCACTTGATTGTGCACACAACAATGGATCTGATCATAATCAGTGtctcgtcatcatcatcataaaCTGCTGCGGCTAAGGTTAAGATACTTATCCTGGCAATGTGATAATCTTATGATGTATAACCGAAAGGAATTAAAATATGTGTTATAAAAAATAGGAgtagtatttttaaagatatcaTAAACACCCAGCCAGTTGAGTGCCAGTTTAAAGGATACACCAGGCTCTAATCTCACACAAACAACAATTGAAATAAGTAAAAcgaaaatataacaaataaatttgtcgTGCAGCGGTGCAAAAAGGCAAAAGCTGCCTTGAATTGCACTACGAATCACTCTAGCGTGCTATCAATTACTGTGGCAAGTGTTGCACGTGCCACCGACACCGATCCTGTCGGGAGTAGGAGTCCTGCTCCTAGTCCTAGTCCTAGTCCTGCTCGCCCCGACCCCGACCCGCATCCCCTGGCACCTTGGAGGTCCTCTATCCAGCCAGCACAGCCTGCTCATCTCATTGTGTTCCTTGGCATTTGCTTTCTATTCCAATTTTTCCCTTTTCGCTACCCTGTGTTTGTGGATTAAGAGGGTATGTTGTATGGTTGTAAAATTTTATCATAAAAGATAATCACAACCTAAGAGGATTTGGATAACTTGGTTTGGCTTAAATCGTATAGAAGGCAACTGACTATTTTAAAAGCTAGAGAATTGCCTTATTAAAGCAataatagaaaagttttttattgacTATTAAAACATAGAGCTACTCAACCTTTAACCTTTGTTATTGtaatggaatttatttttaaaaaaattagtcaTGCATATTAATTGTACTGTTTTCAGTACTGAGTATCTTATAGTCGACTTATTTAAAGTCAAGGTGTTTTTGGTTTCCATTCCTAATTTCTTGTCGCACTTCGGTCGTTGTCTTGGCTGCTGCTGAAGTCCAGCGTTCTGTAAGTGGCATGAACATTGCTGCATTTTCTTGACAATTTCTCAGCTTTTTTCTGCTGATGCTCCCTGCTTTTTGAGTGCTTTCAATTGttgcacaattttttaatttgctgcgTGGCCGAAGAAATGAAAGAGTTGCCGTCGCAGAGGGAATTTTAATCTAAAGTGGGTGGCAAACGGGCATGCCCACGGAATTGTGAAATGTTAAACGTTTAGTGTGACTTTTCACATATAAATTTGTCGAATCCTAAGCGTTTCTCACGCGAATTAAATCGATATTAAGTCACAAATCCCGAACATTTCAGACTTCAATACATGCATTTAATTAACCACAAATGAGCACACAATTTTCACATATTTAGGTCGCACTCGAATGCCAAACAACGTCACAATAACTCAGTTggccataaaacaaaacaaacttcaCATGTCGTTTGTGTGTGCATGCTCTACATTCGAATTGTTAGGCTCTTGagtaaattgcaatttaatttcatgcAATTTGCCGTGAGGCTAAATGCTTCAATTGTATTGAAGAATAATGTCCTTAGGTATCCTAATAAGCCTAATCTCGAATGCTGGTGCTATTATAATTCGGAATAAGCCAAACATCAAAGGCAGTTTGTCAATTGAATGCAACAAAGTTTAAATACCCTTGAGGGTTTATTAGGCTAAGTACTTATATGAAGGCAAAGGGTTTCCGGAGTTTATTTTATcataaatttagatttttcctTTATTATGTTTAGACAAAgctcatttttttgtttaaaaggaAACGAAATGGCTGACAAGTTCCCTCAGTGCACATAGCCATTCCCAGTAGTTCCCTCATATTAAATACCAAAATGTAATAAGCATTAAATTTCGTTGCAACCTGCAGAGAATACGAAAGATGACATCCAGTTGCAATTACAATGTAATTACAAGCGGCAGACGGAgaacgttttaaattttgtatgtgcCGGGCAAATGTCTGCAAAGGATTAGGAAGGATGCACGAGGATGCGTTCCATTTAAGCAACAGCTTATGCCATAAACATGGGATATGAGCTGGCTCTCAAAGTTTGCCATAAAATGACGCTTAAAGTGTGTCACGTAATTGCAGGACCCCTTGTCTTTCTGCTTTTCCAATTTGCCCCCAACTCCTCCACGCCTTTTGtatgattttaattagaaTTAGGCTTTTAAGTCGGTGTTTTGATTCTTTAAGCTCGCTCAACATGTCCTCCGTAAATAGTAAATACACACTGTGCCAACGAAGATATCCGGAGATGTTTGGCAATCAAAACTTGGTAGAAGCTGTAAATTAATTTCCTGGCCAGCTAATGCAGCAATTTCAGCTTCCAGTCTCAATTATCGCAAAATTTGCTGCAATGCATAAATTTCGAACGCACACCGGTCAAAGCCAGAAGTCTATGATTAATTTTGTGTGGTGCGGTGTGGTGTGCTGAGTTCGATAATAGTTGGCGTCCGAGGACCATAAGTCTCTAGGTGGCTCCGGTGAATAAGCTAATAGAGTTACACTCAAAAATCAAGCTTAAAATGGACTTAATGCATAATCATAATAAATGTTTGAGCTATTATCCACAAATTTCAACTAAGAGCTGTATGCTTTAAATACCAGCTTTAAATTCAGAGACACTCTGCCAATACCAATTGATAAAAACATGTCTCACAGAACGCCCAGATCATTAAAAAATCAGAATGTGTGACATTTTGTCaggcataataataaaattacaattgcaGCTCGGCGGCAAACAATCGGGGGAGAATTTTGTGCCAAATCAGCGCAAAAAACTGTGGGGCGTCGCTTAAGGAAAtgtcaaatcaaatttattgaCTTTCATTGTTCGCCGGAGGCAGTGTCTCCGGGCTGGAAGTCAGGGCTCATTGAAATGTGAAAAGCCAATGACAGGGGACGACGAAGGGCTAACAATGTGCACCTTTTTTATGTCTGGATTCTACTTGTGGCACTTGTCGATTTGTCCTGCACTTTTCCCATTCTGAATCCAAATCCGAATCCGGATCCGTGTTTGTGCGCGATTAAAACGCCGCTTAGCACGTTTGAATGCCTTCTATCCGACTTTACCTCCGCCATTTCGGATTCCCTGAGACAATCAGCAACGCCTTCTTTTCATTCCACTTGCAGTCTTAGAATTTTTCACACTGAGAAGTAAGTAGTTCTTCCATAAAATATGCTAATATTAttccataaattaaaaaggtaaacttataataagacaaaatatattaagcaATACCGTATTCCAAACATTTGATTCCAACCgaactttgtttaaaaacaaatggttttcaaaaaatataaataaatgtagcttaattttaattatgattttaaaaaaaaaatgtttgttttggcaAATTTTACTTGGTCACAAAATcttaaaatctgtttttgcatacAATTTATCTGAGaactacaaaaacaattttaagtttttaaataaaattaagttataaaaaGCTATGTAAATAAGAACCACATATAATAATGAACCAATAATAATGAATTAAGAAATTACCTtcttaaaaaaccattttaggAACTAAAATTTCtgatttctgttttattttatatgccAAATTTGCGCTCAGTGTATTCTTTCGTGATTTCCAACAGCTTCGCACAATGCCTGCTGGCAGAGCTATAAAATCATATGCTTTCCTTCATTGCAAGGGGTTGGCTTTAGTTTTTTGCAGCTTCGCCCATAGCTGACTTCCTTTTGTGCCCAGCTTAGTTTGACAATTATTTGCATTGTTCAGTGAAGTCGTTTGTTCAACATGCACATGAATCGGTAACTACAACATAAGTGAGTCGCTGGTTATAGCTCACAGTCGGGCAAGTTGGGTTTGTTGGGCACTCCGACTCCATTGTGCACTGCCCATTGAATTTGTGGGACAAAAGTAGACAGCCAATTCTGCGAGGGACAAAAACTGGGCGAAAGATGAAATCGAATAGCGTATGATTACGCGAGAAGGCTTGCTTGGCTTTAATGTGTCTTTGGTAGGTCAATGATGCGGGGATGGATCTAAGATACAAAAACGtaccaaatttaaatcaaaaagtgaaaataagATCAATATTCTACTAAGTTTGAGagttaaattactttaaaagcCCTATTTAATTCCACATTAATTTTAGATTTCAAAGCAACAGTTTTTGCATTATTCAAGGAAATCACTTTATAAAGTTGCCAGCTGTCAGGTTTTCTGCAACCAATTTTCTTCACACGAATATGCAAAATGAATGTTTTTCGCTTGACCCGAAAGCCTGTTGCCTTTGTCGTTTGAAATTCCGGCCAGGATGGGAGCGGCCTGTTGCCAAAAACGGAGTCTTCTTttagacaatttttttatttttttatggttcTGCTTCGCCCTTTTTAAATGGCTCTTTCCGCTTCCGGTTGCGTTACGTTTGACTTGCCTGCACGTAAATTTCGTGCCATTTTGTGCATGGGAATTTGGTCTGTTCGCCGCGCTAACTCGAGCGAACTGCTTCACTCATGTCGGCGGTAAATTTTAGTACAATGCATATATAATCTTTTTCACTTATCTTTGCATAGTTTCCTTTTGCCGAGCAGCCCAACTTTTTACGGTCTGAGGTTAAAAGTGGCGTCGTACATTTTCCAGCAACTACACCCCCTCGAGATGCGCGGTGCGTCGAGAGCTATGTAATGAATGAAAAGTTGCCAGGGAGTTGCAAAAGGTTGCGGCTGCAAAAGGTGCACAGGCATCGCAATTTTTGCTGAATGGCTTGGCTTAGTTTTTCCCACTTGTCGACAATCTAGTGACAGATTTATGGGTTAATTATTGTGAACGGGGCTGTGGGAGAGTGCAAAAATGAAACGGAGTGAAGCTGAAATCTCATTCGTTAGATTACACACTCACATGTAGCACTGAAAACGTAGTTAGTCGGAACTGAACAAATTTTAGAAGTTTATCAGATATTTTGTAGAAAATGTGCAAAAACGTTATGTTGTTTCAATGGTAAGTTATCATTGGTCCCGAGAACTGTCCTATAACGCATATTTATGTCCGCAGTATATAGTTGAAATCCGCAATCAAACAAAGAATATGGATAAAGTACACTCATCCAAAATCCCAATTTCCGTGGAAGTGAACGAATCGTTTGAACAACCTTCCTCCGATGATGGCTTTGATCTATTTATGTGCATTTGGGAACTGAGCCTAAGCCTTGGTAACTTCAACTACAATGTGGCCAAGTCAGTAGAGTTCACAAAAGAACACAATACGCCTGCGAGCGACTCATTCGAACTGGTTTTGCTTAATAATTTGCGGATACAATTCGAACAACTGCAGAAGGAAACGAATCCCGAGGAAAGGACTGTGCACGATGCACGCGAAGCTCTTTTCATGCGCCTGTACAAGGAACTGTTGGAAATAGAGCCGGATGAGGAACTGCGCAATGGGTACCTGAAGATTTGCCATGAACTCTTCGATTCTGGCCACCCAAAACTTAAGGGGCGGGAAAAGTCCCTCAGTTGTCGAGTGGAACTCATCGATCGTTTGCATGCCCAGGCTCAAAACATATTGCATTGCCTGGTTGGAAAATCAAACTCAACTTCAAGTGTCGACGTAAAATCCTCTGACTCCCATATTATTATGTATCTGGAGAgcttaaagttgaaaaatcATGCCCAATTAGAAAACATTCCAAAGAAGGACGACATCACTTATCCAGTAAAAGAATTGAGGCCTGATAAAAGTTTAGAGTCCAACAGAGTGAGTTTCGAAATGAAAATAGAAGGTTTTCAATTAATTGAgaatgaaaagaaaatggttAATTGCCTCTCAAGGGgcttaaaatttgaaaggGGAATCTCTGTGATTTCAACTCGCGATGATATTTATTCTATGGATTCATTTCATATTTCGAATAATTTTGATGATCATGCAAATGTTTCCGCAAATATAACTAGTCAAAGAAGAACGTTTGATTTGTTTGATAAATATGTAGACCGAGATGGTAAGGAAGTAAAGGATGTTATTCCGGTGATAATTGAGGAAGCTGCTACTCCAAATAATTCTGAGAGTACCTTAAAAGCTGCTGCAGACGATTTCGTCGATGTTCCTGCAATTGATTTGGATTTTCTTAGTGAGGAAAAACCTTGTGACGGTAACAATGTTTACGAAGAATCTGAAGCGAGTGTCGCCGCTAATTGGGATCCTACAGAGAATCCAACAGATGAATGTATAAGCAGTCCCATCAGGGTCAATACTTCTGAAGGACAttcagaaaaatgtttatttgaaGATGCGTTTAGTGATAGTTCTTGTATTTCGAATTCGCCAtctgaaaataatttcaaggaaCATTGTCATAGCaacatggaaaaaataaaagaggtCTTTTTACAATACAACAGCAAATTAGACGCGATAGCTAAAGTAAACGAAAAAACCGGTTTAAAAACCTTTAAGTCCTTTGCCAAATTGCCTACTACTGAAGAAAGCCCGATACTTGATGTTgttaatataaatgaaaacttGCTGGAAAAAGGTTTCAAACTTCAAAAGACATTGAAAGAAGTAGATTTTTCTGAGGACGAAATAATGACTCAACTGCGACAAACTGTAAGTAAAATAAAgctaaatgttttaaatgaagTTGACAAGTCCCTGAAATTGACTCTGCATAAACCATCTGATGTTCTATTAAGGAAATCGTCTTCGGAAAAAGCTAAGATCGTTAATTATGGACGGAATTCTAAATTTACTGATGAGCTGCGCATAAATTCTCCAGGAAAATATTCCCCAAGAAATTATGTTTTCAGGGATTCcccaaaaaagaaatcaattaaGTCTGGCAATAAAAAGTATGATCAGGAAAAGCTTTCACCGAAAAATAGGGAAGAAAAACGTATAGAAGTGGTTGAAAAAGAATCCTTGAAAacgattgaaaataaatttgaagaaACTAAACATTTAAAGGCAACTTCACATAAATTGGGCATTGATATTTCTGAAAAATGCAGTTTGGTAAATGGCAATTGCCTCATCCCAGAAAAATCAAATGATTTGAATGCTGAGCTGGATGATCAAGAAATGTTTTCACCAATGTTAGGCCAAATTTCAAAAACGGTTAGTGAAGTTAAGCTGCACATTCTGAAAGAGGTTGATAAGTCCTTGTCCGAGGTGATTGGAAAAAATCATGCCGCTAAAaggattttttgaagaaaataaCCTGTAAGGATGAAGATAAAAGAGACGTTATGAAGGGCCACAGTGAAAATTTTGAAGAGTTAATTCCAAAGAAAGTAATTGAATTTGGTGCTGAGAGGGACGATAAGGAAATGCTTTCACCAATGCTCAGTCAAATTATACGAACGGTAAGTAACATTAAGCTCAACGTTTTAAAGGAAGTGGATAAATCACTATCGGAATTGACCCTAAAAAATTGTTCTAAAGATTCACTTAGAAAACAATCTAAATTATCGTTCACTAACGAAAGTAATTTAATCATTGATTTATCTAATAATGATAAATCAGGTTTAAATTTATGGGGAAAACCCTATGAAGGACTAGATAAAAGCGAAGCTACTGAGGATTCAAAGGCACCTTTTGTAAAAACTTTATCTAATGAAAGTGACATAAAGCTTAACTTGGTAAATGATGTGGATAAGTGTGGTCCAGCGGGCAAGAATTTATGTCAAGGTGATGGTAAGAGTGATGAAACAGAACTTTTAAAGGCACCTTCTGTAAAAACTATGTTTAAAGACTGTGAGCTATGCCAATCTGTTCATAAAGGCTTAAATTTAAGTGTAGGGAGCTGCGTTGGCTTAGCTAATTTAAAGGCACCTTCTGAAATAACTTATAGCGAGCATAGATTGTTCATAAAACCTTTGCCCAAATGGCAGCATCAACGCCACATCATTGCAGCCCCTCGTGTTGTAATAAAGACGTTCAAATCGAATCCCGCCTATCAATGGAACCCTCATGAGCCAAATGCGCCCGATTTCTATGAACAATTGGACCAGTTTTATGAGATCACGGGTCAAACTATGGATATTGACGTTTATTCTATAGAATCACGAGTAAGCCTGATTGTAAACCGAATTAGGAAGAAAATGCCAAGGGACATCAGCTACTCTGATTGGATGCTTGCTGTGGGAAAATGTAAAGTGGAACAGCTGCTCACTCGCGACGAGAAAATTGCCTACGAAGCATTGCGCTTTCAGTCGAGGGATAGAGGTGATCAGGATCTATCTACGGAGTCTCGATTCACCGATGCCCTTCACGGAATGATGGGCTATGAGTCGCCCCATTTGAAGGTTTCATCGCTAACTGGCTGGCTGCAATTGCGATCGCCTCATCATCAGGAGAGCATCAGTGAGTCCTATCTTCTGCTGACCCTTGGCCACTTGGGCTACCTATATAGATCCTTGAGGGAGCAACTGGTAGTACTCGGCCAACAGGGAGAAACTGGTTCTGCTCTCCGAGAATGTCTGCAGAAGGAACTCCAGAATTTCCAACAATTCTACGAGTTAAGGAAGCAAGAACCGAGCAGCCTGCTTGCTCTGCACTGGAAAACTCGAGGATACCAGCTGCATTTTCAGTGGCTTTTAGGTGTGCTGCACAGAATTCAGAGTAAAAAGTCCATTGTGGTATCACTGAACGAAGAATCACGACGTAGAATTGGATCTCAAAGAAACTTAATGGTAAAGTGGTTGAATGTGGCCAGTCAACCACTAATAACAAAACTTTATCACTGGCTTCTTAGCGGACAACTGAGTGCTTCGGATTACGATGATTTTCCAATTGAGCGCTGTACAACTGCGGGCATAGATGATTTCTGGCAGAAACGCTATAGAGTTCGAAAATCTTTCTCCACGTTTCTGGACCCTCACCTTACCGAAACTCTAATTAGTGTGGGAAAGACCTTGGCTTACACAAAAAAGTTCTTGGGCCTTAGCTTGGATATTTCTCTGATCAGTAAAGAACTTCTTTACTCATTGATAGATGCGTTTGATCACTTCTACCGGTACGGAGATCAGGAACCACTCTATGAAATTGTCCATAAACTGCACTTTGAAATATCGAATGAAGTGCTTACACTTCAGGAAATAAAACCCAATCCACAGGATCTCTTCTTTCAGATTCACAAATACTCAATGCTTACGGATTCAAAATTTACCAGAGGGTTTTTTGAAGTTTTCGAACCCATCCTTGAAGAACCAGCGAGCTGCTTTAATATTGAACTTTTCAACCAAATAAAAGATCAAATGTTGCACCAGCCGATTCCGAGCTTCTATATAGATAAAGCTAAAGGCGATGGAGCCAAGTGTTGGTCACTTCTTGTTCTTCGCTGGAATTTTCCGAACCACTGGAGAGCTCTTCTCGGCGAGGATGTTAAGGAGTATGATGCGATCTTTGGTGGCTTGTGGAGATTTAACTATGTCAACTACGTGCTCGGCAAAAGGATAGTTCGGCAGCAGTTGCATTTCCAAAATCGCATTGACCTCAAATATTTCGAAGGCCTCGAAGGAACAAACAGGTGTTTTGTCCATCTGATAAATATTGTTCTGCGAGTAATGAAAGTTTTGAGGCACTTTTTTCTCAGTGATATATTAGAGCCAGCGTTCGCAAAGCTTTTGTTGGCCTGTAACAAGGCAAATAGCCTTGACGACATCCTCGAGGCGAATAGAACCTACCTGAAGACCATCAAATTAGGGTCCTTGCAAACGAAAGCTCTAcgaaaatcaaatcaatacCTAGATAAACTCTATGGTCTCGTACTAAATCTCGATCATCAGCAGCAAAAGTTCCACAGGCTAACCCAGATTTTACTGGACTATGTGATGGAAGCTGGTGTCTCAAATTCTAGTTCTTACAAAGGTCGAATACAGGAGTTTCGATGGTCCTGTGAAAGCTACACGGATTTCATCAAGGATCT
This genomic stretch from Drosophila gunungcola strain Sukarami unplaced genomic scaffold, Dgunungcola_SK_2 000001F, whole genome shotgun sequence harbors:
- the LOC128262376 gene encoding uncharacterized protein LOC128262376 — translated: MYIVEIRNQTKNMDKVHSSKIPISVEVNESFEQPSSDDGFDLFMCIWELSLSLGNFNYNVAKSVEFTKEHNTPASDSFELVLLNNLRIQFEQLQKETNPEERTVHDAREALFMRLYKELLEIEPDEELRNGYLKICHELFDSGHPKLKGREKSLSCRVELIDRLHAQAQNILHCLVGKSNSTSSVDVKSSDSHIIMYLESLKLKNHAQLENIPKKDDITYPVKELRPDKSLESNRVSFEMKIEGFQLIENEKKMVNCLSRGLKFERGISVISTRDDIYSMDSFHISNNFDDHANVSANITSQRRTFDLFDKYVDRDGKEVKDVIPVIIEEAATPNNSESTLKAAADDFVDVPAIDLDFLSEEKPCDGNNVYEESEASVAANWDPTENPTDECISSPIRVNTSEGHSEKCLFEDAFSDSSCISNSPSENNFKEHCHSNMEKIKEVFLQYNSKLDAIAKVNEKTGLKTFKSFAKLPTTEESPILDVVNINENLLEKGFKLQKTLKEVDFSEDEIMTQLRQTVSKIKLNVLNEVDKSLKLTLHKPSDVLLRKSSSEKAKIVNYGRNSKFTDELRINSPGKYSPRNYVFRDSPKKKSIKSGNKKYDQEKLSPKNREEKRIEVVEKESLKTIENKFEETKHLKATSHKLGIDISEKCSLVNGNCLIPEKSNDLNAELDDQEMFSPMLGQISKTVSEVKLHILKEVDKSLSEVIGKNHADEDKRDVMKGHSENFEELIPKKVIEFGAERDDKEMLSPMLSQIIRTVSNIKLNVLKEVDKSLSELTLKNCSKDSLRKQSKLSFTNESNLIIDLSNNDKSGLNLWGKPYEGLDKSEATEDSKAPFVKTLSNESDIKLNLVNDVDKCGPAGKNLCQGDGKSDETELLKAPSVKTMFKDCELCQSVHKGLNLSVGSCVGLANLKAPSEITYSEHRLFIKPLPKWQHQRHIIAAPRVVIKTFKSNPAYQWNPHEPNAPDFYEQLDQFYEITGQTMDIDVYSIESRVSLIVNRIRKKMPRDISYSDWMLAVGKCKVEQLLTRDEKIAYEALRFQSRDRGDQDLSTESRFTDALHGMMGYESPHLKVSSLTGWLQLRSPHHQESISESYLLLTLGHLGYLYRSLREQLVVLGQQGETGSALRECLQKELQNFQQFYELRKQEPSSLLALHWKTRGYQLHFQWLLGVLHRIQSKKSIVVSLNEESRRRIGSQRNLMVKWLNVASQPLITKLYHWLLSGQLSASDYDDFPIERCTTAGIDDFWQKRYRVRKSFSTFLDPHLTETLISVGKTLAYTKKFLGLSLDISLISKELLYSLIDAFDHFYRYGDQEPLYEIVHKLHFEISNEVLTLQEIKPNPQDLFFQIHKYSMLTDSKFTRGFFEVFEPILEEPASCFNIELFNQIKDQMLHQPIPSFYIDKAKGDGAKCWSLLVLRWNFPNHWRALLGEDVKEYDAIFGGLWRFNYVNYVLGKRIVRQQLHFQNRIDLKYFEGLEGTNRCFVHLINIVLRVMKVLRHFFLSDILEPAFAKLLLACNKANSLDDILEANRTYLKTIKLGSLQTKALRKSNQYLDKLYGLVLNLDHQQQKFHRLTQILLDYVMEAGVSNSSSYKGRIQEFRWSCESYTDFIKDLEEKFHLAMVNFLFSLHLSDEPSLRLLALRLDPKSYYTYKDARLGLVQMFEFKRKARKRCSEDSS